The Daucus carota subsp. sativus chromosome 9, DH1 v3.0, whole genome shotgun sequence genome window below encodes:
- the LOC108200358 gene encoding ankyrin repeat-containing protein At2g01680 has protein sequence MSVRFITHQLFFSAVQSGDLKSLKEIIKNEGLDSDHAVDASVCSGLMELQSDKGETALYIAAEKNHEKMFIYLLQFCDLKIVKIKSKASGLDAFHVAAKHGHLGIVKELLGLWPELCKSCNASNTSPLYSAAEKNHLEVVNAILDADVSSIRIVRNNGKTALHNAGRYGRLGVVKALLDRDPEIVSIKDKKGQTALHMAVKGQDTSVIEDILMADHTILNERDKKGNTAVHIATRKCRPQIVSLLLSYTSINVNAINNNQETAMDLADKLQYGESALQIVEALTEAGAKYARHVGRLDEAMELKRTVSDIKHEVYSQLIQNEKTQRRVSGIAKELKKIHREAVQNTINSVTVVAVLFASIAFLAIFNLPGQYFADGPETGKAYIAGSTAFRIFCLLNATSLFISLAVVVVQITLIAWDTRAQRQIVSVVNKLMWAACISTCGAFLSIAFVVVGKGSSWMAITITVVGVPILLGTLVSLCYFVFRQHFGCFGNDSPRRIKRASGSKSFSWSAYSANISDYDDESDHDRVYAL, from the exons ATGTCAGTGAGATTCATAACCCACCAATTATTTTTCAGTGCAGTTCAATCAGGAGACTTGAAATCACTTaaagaaatcataaaaaatGAAGGGCTGGACTCAGATCATGCAGTTGATGCTTCAGTTTGCTCAGGGCTAATGGAGCTACAGAGTGATAAGGGTGAGACTGCTCTGTATATAGCTGCTGAGAAGAATCATGAgaaaatgtttatttatttgCTCCAGTTTTGTGATCTCAAGATTGTTAAGATCAAGTCTAAAGCTTCTGGTTTGGATGCTTTTCATGTTGCTGCTAAGCATGGGCATTTAG GGATTGTGAAAGAACTTTTGGGATTGTGGCCTGAGCTTTGTAAATCATGCAATGCCTCAAACACTAGTCCTCTGTATTCTGCTGCTGAAAAGAACCATTTGGAGGTAGTAAATGCCATATTAGATGCCGATGTGAGCTCGATAAGGATAGTAAGAAATAATGGAAAAACTGCGCTGCATAATGCTGGAAGATATGGACGCCTTGGTGTGGTTAAAGCACTTTTAGACAGAGATCCTGAGATTGTTTCCATTAAGGATAAGAAAGGTCAGACTGCACTTCATATGGCCGTAAAAGGTCAAGATACTTCTGTCATAGAGGATATACTGATGGCTGATCATACAATATTAAATGAACGTGACAAGAAGGGTAATACGGCTGTGCACATTGCAACGAGGAAATGCCGACCACAG ATTGTAAGCCTTTTGCTGAGCTATACATCTATCAATGTCAACGCCATTAACAATAATCAGGAAACTGCAATGGATTTGGCTGATAAGCTCCAATATGGAGAATCTGCTTTGCAAATCGTGGAGGCTTTAACAGAGGCTGGTGCCAAGTATGCTAGGCATGTTGGCCGGCTTGATGAGGCCATGGAGCTTAAAAGGACAGTAAGCGATATAAAGCATGAGGTTTACTCTCAACTCATACAAAATGAAAAGACCCAAAGACGAGTTTCAGGTATTGCTAAAGAACTCAAGAAAATTCACAGGGAAGCTGTCCAAAATACAATTAATTCGGTAACAGTTGTTGCTGTTCTATTTGCCTCCATAGCCTTCTTGGCAATATTTAACTTGCCTGGTCAATATTTTGCGGATGGACCAGAAACAGGAAAAGCTTATATTGCAGGCAGTACTGCATTTAGAATTTTCTGCCTTCTGAATGCTACTTCCCTCTTTATATCATTGGCCGTTGTTGTAGTCCAGATCACTTTGATTGCCTGGGATACCAGAGCACAGAGACAGATTGTTTCAGTCGTAAACAAGCTAATGTGGGCTGCCTGCATTAGCACTTGCGGGGCTTTTCTGTCTATAGCATTCGTGGTTGTTGGCAAGGGAAGCTCGTGGATGGCCATCACAATTACTGTAGTCGGAGTTCCTATACTGCTGGGTACGCTTGTTAGTTTATGCTACTTTGTTTTTAGGCAACACTTTGGATGTTTTGGAAATGATTCTCCACGACGAATCAAAAGGGCTAGCGGAAGTAAATCGTTCTCATGGTCTGCATATTCAGCAAATATCTCAGATTATGATGATGAGTCTGACCATGACAGGGTATACGCCTTATGA